Below is a window of Pseudomonadota bacterium DNA.
GTCAATAGGGGGCCTCGAGGGGGTGCGATCGGCGGTGCAGTATCTGGCCTTCATGCGGCCGAGTCGAGCAGACTGGGAGCACACCGATCAGTTGATGGCCGCCATCGATCTGAAGCGCGGCCAGCATGTCGCCGACATCGGCTGCGGCCCGGGGTTCCACAGCCTGCGCTTCTCCGATCGCGTGGGCGACACGGGCATGGTGTATGCCGTCGAGACCAACCCGCGGCATCTCGAGTTCCTGCGCGTCATCACCGAGCGAGAGAAGCGCACCAACATCAAGCGCGTGCTCTGTCCGTTCGATGACGTGGGCATTGCCGCGAACACCCTCGATTGCGCCTTTGTCTGCTCGTTGTACCACGCCATCTACGGGGCCATGCCGTCTGGTCTGCGAGAGCCGATCATCGCCAGCCTTCGGCGCGCCATCAAGCCTGGCGGGCGCCTCATCATCTGTGACAATACGCCCTATGTCCAGAATGACTCGAACTACTTCGGAAACCGCATCTCGCGATATCTCGTCGAAGATCATCTGTCGCAGTACGGCTTTCGACTGGTGCGCTACTACCAGCTCGCATCGCAGCGATACCTGCTGATCTTCGTGCGGCAGTAGCCCTCTCTCAAGGCAGGCGCTCGAAGATCAGGGCGTAGCGCGCTGGGTTGACCTCGTAGCAGCGACGCAGCTTGAAGCCCGATGACTCGAGCAGCGCCGATACCACGTAGCGCGAGATGCGGTCATCGATGTAGGGCCGACCGCCCGATGTAACGACCGGCTCGTTGTCACACACGACCAGGGTGCCGCGGGGCTTGAGGGCCTGACGCAGCCCTTCGATGAGCGCGTCGCGCTTTGCGGGCTCCCACATGCCGTAGCACAGGTGGAAGTGGGAGCATGAGAAGACGCAGTCGAGACTGGCGGGGGGCAGGCTCAGAGGCTGCTCGATGCCCACCGTGACGTTGTAGAGGCCTTCTCGACGGGTGAGGAGCGCGATGTATTGCAGGAGAGGGGGGTTGTTGTCGAGGGCGATGACGTGTCCTGTCGGACCCACCGCCTGGGCCAGTCGCACCGTGAAGTAGCCGGGGCCTGCGCCCAGATCGGCGACGCTGGCGCCGGGCCGCAGGTTGCAGGCACGAAGCAGGCGATCGCTCTGCTCCCAGGCGTCTCGTGTGGGACTCGAGTCGAGCAGCAGGCGGTAGGTCAGGTAGCCGTCTGGCATGATGGGCTTGTTCCCGGCCTTGAACGCCTCGAGGGCCGATTGCAGCGGGGTGTAGCCTTGATTTGAAAGGTACGAGAGAAGTCGCGCGCCTTCGGGGTTCCGGAGCTTGCTTC
It encodes the following:
- a CDS encoding methyltransferase domain-containing protein, producing MFRRLLNGLILALTASALVLTGALCDDLWQRRTPNTFSDPRVPLYWYWNTNAAPRDVDPRLASATTDLIRFFDTGDRDALERARGLYHAVIPSLTVGTEFPALEWICEYFLASESEKSRLLANPEGARLLWYFSQSRFHELVQLLRVKVRLAPAASIGGLEGVRSAVQYLAFMRPSRADWEHTDQLMAAIDLKRGQHVADIGCGPGFHSLRFSDRVGDTGMVYAVETNPRHLEFLRVITEREKRTNIKRVLCPFDDVGIAANTLDCAFVCSLYHAIYGAMPSGLREPIIASLRRAIKPGGRLIICDNTPYVQNDSNYFGNRISRYLVEDHLSQYGFRLVRYYQLASQRYLLIFVRQ
- a CDS encoding methyltransferase domain-containing protein translates to MPVTRTLTHLNWLFAALTCVLLGAAGHRTLYPQRPNLGQDRKAPVYYFNFDFLEISDGFKTGAEKLQAYLQSGDHAALTAARSAYAKAVSEEDVGTPSSALLWLCDYFLATDDERRSKLRNPEGARLLSYLSNQGYTPLQSALEAFKAGNKPIMPDGYLTYRLLLDSSPTRDAWEQSDRLLRACNLRPGASVADLGAGPGYFTVRLAQAVGPTGHVIALDNNPPLLQYIALLTRREGLYNVTVGIEQPLSLPPASLDCVFSCSHFHLCYGMWEPAKRDALIEGLRQALKPRGTLVVCDNEPVVTSGGRPYIDDRISRYVVSALLESSGFKLRRCYEVNPARYALIFERLP